The following proteins are encoded in a genomic region of Zootoca vivipara chromosome W, rZooViv1.1, whole genome shotgun sequence:
- the LOC118078871 gene encoding RING finger protein 17-like: MPCLAKYSDGFWYRAKLISIQECNPLLIMVEFVDYGSSETVPTSRLRQLPPEFMQYPAQAFKVLLAGFKPALCESHTKIPSCSEWSMEALWIMMDCFQEGNLYASSLASPFQASLSTLKTLLWTYKSFAPEMVTVTLPKKPKVPFKTFLHPWKTAIDNIKLRVHGTPSASQLTLKSMEYSQSQKRVCCWG; encoded by the exons ATGCCTTGCCTTGCAAAGTACAGTGATGGCTTCTGGTATCGGGCAAAGCTCATCTCAATTCAGGAATGCAATCCTCTTTTGATTATGGTGGAATTTGTTGACTATGGATCCAGCGAAACAGTGCCCACAAGCAG GTTACGTCAGCTTCCTCCTGAGTTCATGCAGTATCCTGCTCAAGCGTTCAAAGTTCTGCTGGCTGGATTTAAACCAGCTTTGTGTgagtcacacacaaaaattcctTCTTGTTCCGAATGGAGCATGGAAGCATTGTGGATCATGATGGACTGTTTCCAAGAGGGAAATCTCTATGCTTCTTCACTG GCATCACCTTTTCAGGCATCACTTTCTACTCTGAAGACTCTGCTATGGACGTACAAGAGCTTTGCTCCTGAAATGGTAACAGTAACTTTGCCTAAAAAACCCAAG GTGCCATTTAAGACTTTTTTACACCCGTGGAAAACAGCAATTGACAACATAAAACTGCGAGTTCATGGAACACCATCTGCATCCCAGCTAACTTTAAAATCCATGGAGTATTCCCAATCTCAGAAGAGGGTTTGTTGCTGGGGATAG